In Burkholderia contaminans, the following proteins share a genomic window:
- a CDS encoding SDR family NAD(P)-dependent oxidoreductase — protein MAKASVRHVVVTGASAGIGRALALAYAQPDTVLGIVGRNETQLELTAAACRARGAKVIVGIVNVREADPIRVWLHCFDDEYPIDLLIANAGVASTLSSASDWEDLDRITTVVDTNFYGAMHTVLPIVERMRIRKHGRIAAVSSLAALRGMAISPAYCASKSAIKAYADSVRPLLKRDGVGVSVILPGFVKTSMSDVFPGDKPFMWTADQAAAFIRRRLDAGRAEIAFPGLLAFGMRILTVLPIRLADAILDKLSYLPGKEDVN, from the coding sequence ATGGCTAAGGCGTCGGTTCGGCATGTCGTTGTCACCGGCGCGAGCGCGGGCATCGGCCGCGCCCTGGCGCTCGCATACGCGCAGCCCGATACTGTACTCGGCATCGTTGGCCGGAACGAGACACAACTCGAATTGACCGCGGCGGCGTGCAGGGCGCGCGGCGCAAAGGTGATCGTCGGCATCGTCAACGTCAGGGAGGCCGATCCGATTCGCGTATGGCTCCATTGTTTCGACGACGAGTATCCGATCGATCTGCTCATCGCCAACGCCGGTGTCGCGAGCACGCTGTCCTCTGCATCCGACTGGGAAGACCTCGACCGTATTACCACTGTCGTCGATACGAATTTCTACGGTGCGATGCACACGGTTCTCCCGATTGTCGAACGCATGCGCATCCGCAAGCATGGCCGCATCGCCGCAGTAAGCTCTCTGGCAGCCCTTCGCGGCATGGCTATCTCGCCCGCGTACTGCGCGAGCAAATCGGCGATCAAGGCCTACGCCGATTCCGTCCGCCCGCTTCTGAAGCGCGATGGTGTCGGTGTCTCGGTCATTCTTCCCGGCTTCGTCAAAACGTCGATGAGCGACGTGTTTCCCGGTGACAAGCCGTTCATGTGGACTGCTGATCAGGCCGCGGCATTCATTCGCAGGAGGCTCGATGCTGGGCGTGCGGAAATCGCATTCCCGGGTCTGCTTGCGTTCGGCATGCGCATCCTGACCGTGCTGCCCATCAGGTTGGCTGATGCGATCCTCGACAAGCTTTCGTATCTGCCCGGCAAGGAAGATGTAAATTGA
- a CDS encoding LTA synthase family protein has translation MTGAIWLTFAAAAGISFLPDRIAVPRVQFRRRIDALLLHALVVVFFASLMLLVTARPIFSSSVAVALVGLVAVVSNAKYESLREPFVFTDLSLFSQLFSHPRLYLPFLSTGKIVAIGVGIVLVVAGYLAEAPVTPRPVLALVAVVTFTFSLARYIAARLPLALDAADDQRRHGFFAVFIAYLLNGMRPATFEAFRRAVEAGPFATGTPVSRPDVIVIQSESLFDVRRISPAINPTVLSRFDRARSEAVCYGELSVPAWGANTMRTEFAMLTGLAYEQLGYARFYPYAFVRRACASIARWFAQAGYNTVAIHPYYADFFGRNRVFPLLGFDKFLDIEHFADAARAGPYISDAAVLDAVLAELEAARDKPQFVFAMTMENHGPLHLEQVLPGESSSRHTLGEGTSWRDLTAYLRHIENADVMIGRLLDHLRASDRETVVCFYGDHVPALPHVFEKLGVTPQTSDYFIWRNYGTDAPECRNLAAEELGAALLHVVQDDGNRAEEPCASEKAT, from the coding sequence TTGACGGGCGCAATCTGGCTGACGTTCGCCGCCGCGGCCGGCATATCTTTCCTGCCGGACCGGATCGCCGTCCCGCGCGTACAGTTTCGGCGTCGTATCGACGCGCTGCTTCTGCATGCGCTCGTCGTCGTGTTCTTCGCGTCGCTGATGCTGCTCGTTACTGCGCGTCCGATCTTCTCTTCATCCGTCGCGGTCGCGCTGGTGGGGCTCGTCGCCGTCGTCAGCAATGCCAAGTATGAGTCGCTACGCGAACCGTTCGTTTTTACCGATCTCAGCCTCTTCAGCCAGTTATTCTCGCATCCGCGGCTCTATCTGCCGTTCCTGAGCACGGGCAAGATCGTTGCCATCGGCGTGGGGATCGTGTTGGTCGTCGCCGGCTATCTCGCCGAGGCGCCCGTCACGCCGCGTCCGGTGCTCGCGCTGGTGGCCGTTGTTACCTTCACATTCTCACTGGCGCGATACATTGCAGCTCGCCTGCCTTTGGCGCTCGACGCCGCGGACGATCAGCGCCGTCACGGTTTTTTCGCAGTATTCATCGCATACTTGCTGAACGGCATGCGTCCCGCGACGTTCGAAGCGTTCCGGCGCGCGGTCGAAGCGGGACCGTTCGCGACCGGCACGCCTGTGTCACGCCCGGACGTCATCGTGATCCAGAGCGAGTCGCTGTTCGATGTGCGGCGTATTTCACCGGCGATCAACCCCACTGTGCTTTCCCGTTTTGATCGGGCAAGAAGCGAGGCGGTCTGTTACGGTGAGCTTTCGGTGCCGGCCTGGGGCGCAAACACGATGCGCACCGAATTCGCGATGCTGACCGGTCTGGCATATGAACAGCTGGGTTACGCGCGCTTTTATCCCTATGCGTTTGTGCGTCGCGCGTGTGCATCGATCGCACGCTGGTTCGCGCAGGCCGGTTACAACACGGTTGCGATTCATCCGTACTATGCTGATTTCTTTGGTCGCAACCGCGTATTCCCGTTACTCGGATTCGATAAGTTCCTCGACATAGAACACTTCGCCGATGCGGCGCGAGCGGGCCCATACATTTCCGACGCCGCCGTGCTGGACGCCGTGCTTGCCGAACTGGAAGCTGCACGCGACAAGCCGCAATTCGTGTTCGCGATGACGATGGAAAATCACGGCCCGCTGCACCTGGAGCAGGTTTTGCCTGGGGAATCGTCTTCAAGGCATACTCTGGGCGAGGGCACTTCCTGGCGTGATCTGACCGCATACCTGCGCCATATTGAAAACGCCGATGTAATGATCGGGCGCTTGCTCGATCATTTGCGCGCCAGCGATCGTGAAACAGTCGTTTGTTTTTACGGCGACCACGTTCCCGCGTTACCCCACGTATTCGAAAAGCTGGGCGTCACACCGCAAACCAGTGACTACTTCATTTGGCGAAATTACGGCACAGATGCTCCAGAATGCCGGAATTTGGCAGCCGAAGAGCTTGGGGCGGCGCTGCTGCATGTGGTACAAGATGACGGAAATCGTGCGGAAGAGCCGTGCGCATCCGAGAAAGCGACATAA